The following are encoded in a window of Actinomyces oris genomic DNA:
- a CDS encoding proteasome accessory factor PafA2 family protein — protein sequence MAPASTHRIPGREVTVMGLETEYGILGAEPEDVVAACLDAEGEVGRSRGVRWDYSGEYPLRDARGFEMDRAAADPSMLTDIPGAASIEAPVPGRVRTTAVVRLTAQEEAWQRGTATCVGTGGRLYVDHGHPEYATPECTGAAQAVLADRAGDLLVASGAERLRRGGVKARLFKNNVDGKGATYGTHENYLVPRALDFDDLVQALVPLLVVRPLLVGSGRVGTGAVTQGADFQISQRADYLERIVGLGTTVDRPLVNTRDEPHADPLRWRRLHLVAGDANCFDTIAWLKLGMTALVLQVLADGVPAAWRRLRLADPVAQAREVSRDTRLQGTLELDDGRRLSALEILEHYLQAVRSHLKDHGRPAPAPQGDPLRPDLAALADGADTDDAETGAILAFWEASLASLRELQAQCAGGHEPGESQGAAGHLEWVAKKQLLDATARRHPGAGGHDVLHAVDLAWSELSPAGRGLAERVPAGFDARGGLSDEVVETALAEPPTTTRAWLRGRLVSDFPGQVVAAGWHSMVLETGERAQRRLPLTDPLAFTRTATVPALKDAADVVEVLSRLTGERPGDPGRATEAVTTSATLSGEQT from the coding sequence GTGGCGCCGGCGAGCACCCATCGGATCCCCGGCCGTGAGGTCACGGTCATGGGCCTGGAGACCGAGTACGGCATCCTCGGGGCCGAGCCCGAGGACGTCGTGGCCGCCTGCCTGGACGCTGAGGGTGAGGTCGGGCGCAGCCGAGGCGTGCGCTGGGACTACTCCGGCGAGTACCCCCTGCGTGATGCCCGCGGATTCGAGATGGACCGCGCAGCGGCTGACCCCTCCATGCTCACCGACATCCCCGGAGCCGCCTCCATCGAGGCCCCCGTCCCCGGGCGGGTACGTACCACCGCCGTCGTGCGCCTGACCGCCCAGGAGGAGGCCTGGCAGCGCGGCACCGCCACCTGCGTGGGCACCGGCGGGCGCCTCTACGTGGACCACGGCCACCCCGAGTACGCCACACCCGAGTGCACCGGTGCCGCGCAGGCCGTCCTGGCCGACCGGGCCGGGGACCTCCTGGTGGCCAGCGGGGCCGAGCGGCTGCGTCGCGGCGGCGTGAAGGCCCGGCTGTTCAAGAACAACGTCGACGGCAAGGGCGCCACCTACGGCACTCACGAGAACTACCTCGTGCCTCGCGCCCTCGACTTCGACGACCTCGTTCAGGCCCTGGTCCCCCTGCTCGTGGTCCGCCCGCTCCTGGTGGGCTCGGGCCGGGTCGGCACCGGCGCTGTCACCCAGGGCGCCGACTTCCAGATCAGCCAGCGGGCCGACTACCTGGAGAGGATCGTCGGCCTGGGCACCACGGTGGACCGCCCCCTGGTCAACACTCGCGACGAGCCCCACGCCGACCCCCTGCGCTGGCGCCGTCTTCACCTGGTGGCGGGCGACGCCAACTGCTTCGACACCATCGCCTGGCTCAAGCTCGGCATGACCGCCCTCGTCCTCCAAGTGCTGGCCGACGGCGTCCCCGCCGCCTGGCGCCGCCTGCGCCTGGCAGACCCCGTGGCCCAGGCCCGGGAGGTCTCCCGTGACACCCGCCTTCAAGGCACGCTGGAGCTGGACGACGGGCGGCGCCTGAGCGCCCTGGAGATCCTGGAGCACTACCTGCAGGCGGTGCGCAGCCACCTGAAGGACCACGGCCGCCCCGCGCCGGCGCCGCAAGGCGACCCCCTGCGCCCGGACCTGGCCGCGCTGGCCGACGGCGCCGACACCGATGACGCCGAGACCGGCGCGATCCTCGCCTTCTGGGAGGCCTCACTGGCCTCACTGCGCGAGCTGCAAGCACAGTGCGCCGGTGGCCACGAGCCGGGGGAGTCGCAAGGAGCGGCTGGGCACCTGGAGTGGGTCGCCAAGAAGCAGCTCCTGGACGCCACCGCCCGCCGTCATCCCGGCGCCGGCGGACACGACGTCCTCCATGCCGTCGACCTGGCCTGGTCCGAGCTCTCCCCGGCCGGGAGGGGCCTGGCCGAGCGGGTGCCAGCCGGCTTCGACGCGCGAGGCGGGCTCAGTGACGAGGTGGTGGAGACGGCCCTCGCCGAGCCTCCCACCACGACCCGGGCCTGGCTGAGAGGTAGGCTCGTGAGCGACTTCCCCGGGCAGGTGGTCGCCGCCGGTTGGCACTCCATGGTCCTGGAAACCGGTGAGAGGGCCCAGCGCCGCCTGCCCCTGACCGACCCCCTGGCCTTCACCCGCACCGCCACGGTGCCGGCCCTCAAGGACGCCGCCGATGTCGTCGAGGTCCTCTCTCGCCTCACGGGCGAGCGTCCCGGCGACCCGGGGCGAGCCACCGAAGCAGTGACCACATCAGCCACCCTGTCAGGAGAGCAGACATGA
- a CDS encoding ubiquitin-like protein Pup, with protein MSEFAQPSRSRQDDPAPDDDPTPAPAGPARGQGLDSVLDMIDDVLAVDAQEFVRGFVQKGGQ; from the coding sequence ATGAGTGAGTTCGCCCAGCCGTCCCGCAGCCGCCAGGACGACCCCGCCCCCGACGACGACCCGACCCCCGCCCCCGCCGGCCCCGCCCGGGGCCAGGGCCTGGACTCGGTGCTGGACATGATCGACGACGTCCTGGCCGTTGACGCCCAGGAGTTCGTGCGCGGCTTCGTCCAGAAGGGCGGCCAGTGA
- a CDS encoding proteasome accessory factor PafA2 family protein, whose amino-acid sequence MSTSAPGPRVTGLETEFGVLCAPAGPSEAAKADLPDVERAAALIFRHRPVGYRSTNLFLPNGGRLYLDIGAHPEYATAECVSVRDLVAQDQAGRAILADMAKRAAAGLAQEGTAVRFHLLANNTDSAGHTYGCHESYSVPRSLLDPTDDASAASSETTMAVLTSFLATRPVLVGSGRPLAGGPTEPNDGSRGAGEEAAWGLSPRAPHLQALTSADTTGQRALVNTRDEPHADATRLRRLHVTCADTTMAEPTTGLRSAVTLLLLDALEAGWDFTDLILADPLVTLSALGESPWGDVPATTVQGRCLSAVDIQEAFLERLTAYLDQAGVPDFLRGAEHLLADLAPRVISALRHHDDSAIDTEVDWAIKRRLMRAQRERHPQLSGQSLETLRSRVDLAYHDLNAEAGLVPRLVAQGAMVNLCEPEEIERARHTPPATRAALRGAFVAACLEVGADFSVSWESLRLDSPPTAPVDLPDPLETAHEAAESLTQRVLDLRPEDMHRIDLVGRGGLGAPG is encoded by the coding sequence GTGAGCACCAGCGCCCCGGGGCCGCGCGTCACCGGCCTGGAGACCGAATTCGGCGTCCTGTGCGCCCCCGCGGGGCCGTCGGAGGCGGCGAAGGCGGACCTGCCGGACGTCGAGCGGGCGGCGGCGCTCATCTTCCGTCACCGGCCGGTCGGCTACCGCAGCACCAACCTCTTCCTGCCCAACGGCGGGCGCCTCTACCTCGACATCGGAGCCCACCCCGAGTACGCCACCGCCGAGTGCGTGAGCGTGCGCGACCTCGTCGCGCAGGACCAGGCCGGCCGGGCGATCCTGGCCGACATGGCCAAGCGGGCCGCCGCGGGCCTCGCCCAGGAGGGGACCGCGGTCCGCTTCCACCTCCTGGCCAACAACACCGATTCGGCCGGCCACACCTACGGCTGCCACGAGAGCTATTCGGTGCCCCGAAGCCTGCTCGACCCCACCGACGACGCATCGGCCGCCAGCAGTGAGACCACCATGGCGGTCCTCACCTCCTTCCTGGCCACGCGTCCCGTCCTGGTCGGCTCCGGGCGCCCACTGGCAGGCGGCCCGACGGAGCCGAACGACGGCAGCCGCGGTGCGGGGGAGGAGGCCGCCTGGGGCCTGTCGCCGCGCGCCCCCCACCTGCAGGCCCTGACCTCGGCCGACACCACCGGGCAGCGCGCCCTGGTCAACACCCGCGACGAGCCCCACGCCGACGCCACCCGCCTGCGGCGCCTGCACGTCACCTGCGCCGACACCACCATGGCCGAGCCGACAACGGGCCTGCGCAGCGCCGTGACCCTGCTGCTCCTGGACGCCCTTGAGGCCGGCTGGGACTTCACCGACCTGATCCTGGCCGACCCTCTGGTCACGCTGTCCGCACTGGGGGAGAGCCCCTGGGGGGACGTGCCCGCCACCACCGTCCAGGGCCGGTGCCTGAGCGCCGTGGACATCCAGGAGGCCTTCCTGGAGCGGCTGACCGCCTACCTGGACCAGGCCGGAGTGCCGGACTTCCTGCGCGGCGCCGAGCATCTGCTCGCCGACCTGGCGCCACGCGTCATCTCCGCGCTGCGCCACCACGACGACAGCGCCATCGACACCGAGGTCGACTGGGCCATCAAGCGTCGCCTCATGCGCGCCCAGCGTGAGCGCCACCCCCAGCTGAGCGGCCAGTCCCTAGAGACCCTGCGCTCGCGGGTGGACCTGGCCTACCACGACCTCAACGCCGAGGCCGGGCTGGTGCCGCGCCTGGTCGCCCAGGGGGCCATGGTGAACCTGTGCGAACCGGAGGAGATCGAGCGCGCCCGCCACACGCCCCCGGCCACGCGCGCCGCCCTCCGGGGTGCCTTCGTGGCGGCCTGCCTGGAGGTGGGAGCCGACTTCTCCGTCTCCTGGGAGAGCCTGCGCCTGGACTCACCGCCCACTGCGCCCGTGGACCTGCCGGACCCGCTGGAGACGGCCCACGAGGCCGCCGAGTCCCTGACCCAGCGGGTGCTGGACCTGCGCCCCGAGGACATGCACCGCATCGACCTCGTGGGACGCGGCGGCCTAGGTGCGCCGGGCTGA
- a CDS encoding ECF transporter S component: protein MSTTNRTPAATEQDRPSVRTSSRSGLADSALGTRNLMMIAALAVVCMILMVPLNYLAPAAGASRDAVLLGCAIMGLWLVPFLLPATVVRRPGAVMIAALLMGIMSVFTTPTGPAAIVGTLIGGVFVEAPLALMLYRKWTWWSFLISAATFGLLNGIMYVSVMSASAGMASASAGVIIAVVSALVGGGLTIVLTRLLNRAGVGIDHRATGRA, encoded by the coding sequence ATGAGCACCACCAACCGCACGCCGGCCGCCACCGAGCAGGACAGGCCATCGGTTCGCACCTCGTCCCGCTCAGGCCTGGCCGACTCCGCCCTGGGAACCCGCAACCTCATGATGATCGCCGCACTGGCGGTCGTCTGCATGATCCTCATGGTCCCCCTGAACTACCTGGCCCCGGCGGCGGGAGCCTCCCGGGACGCAGTTCTTCTGGGCTGCGCGATCATGGGACTGTGGCTCGTTCCGTTCCTGCTGCCCGCCACCGTCGTTCGCCGCCCCGGCGCTGTCATGATCGCGGCCCTTCTCATGGGGATCATGAGTGTCTTCACCACTCCGACGGGGCCCGCCGCCATCGTCGGCACCCTCATCGGCGGAGTCTTCGTCGAGGCGCCCCTTGCCCTCATGCTCTACCGGAAGTGGACCTGGTGGTCCTTCCTCATCTCAGCGGCAACCTTCGGCCTGCTTAACGGCATCATGTACGTCTCCGTCATGAGTGCCTCAGCGGGAATGGCCTCGGCGAGCGCCGGCGTCATCATCGCCGTGGTCTCGGCCCTGGTCGGCGGCGGCCTCACCATCGTCCTGACCCGGCTGCTCAACCGCGCCGGCGTCGGTATCGACCACCGCGCGACCGGCCGTGCCTGA
- a CDS encoding ATP-binding cassette domain-containing protein, producing the protein MSIEGLSVHYLGRESWVLDAVALTHLRAQVTAVIGPSGCGKTTLVRALCGLIPHCLPSEYAGSLRLAGTEVADATVQTLAQTVAYVGQSPDAAVVTRTVHDDVAFPLQNLCLTRSEITARVEQALRAVGLIERIWDDPWTLSGGQRQRLALAVALAMRPQLLVLDEPTSTIDATGREEFYTLISSLTASGTAVVVIDHDLDPVLPIVDQVLALNADGRTIAVGSPRGVFTSHRRELTDAGVWMPRALREAGNDLPAGMQASEAALTCAEAGIRVPRLADLCAEGEVRYLEKQAPGSAESWQQVEVIDTREVLAGRPRPEPRTSVELVDLEVPGRSPRVSLRLGGGELVALLGPNGAGKSSILSALAGLVRSRADKATVGGQDVGKGRHLVGYVFQNPEHQFVATTVGAELAVGGTSPERVSELLEQFHLTAHRDHHPLTLSGGQARRLSVATMVSEERDVVVLDEPTYGQDWDNTCELMDFIDQLCHQGRTVIMATHDLELALEHCTHIVALPGAAGTGAADSRAGLPEPAPVPTRPQPRRGLFTSLNPFTLFASVLPVMVMVFALRNHHLNLGILLTSSVLIVAARASLRRTVASVVAPWVVAALMTWIFSSGVHHQETAARLYDLGDAVTGGTGIGALIALVLVSGVSTDPEALIRTLTTTFHMPYRLGAAGTAAIAFITRFHGDFVLLRTARALRGVGGRWGMFAPVVRWIGSILPLMILAIQHAERVALSMDSRAFGAHRRRTEMTDEPWRGRDWGVVVLTWTLALIIWNTLR; encoded by the coding sequence GTGAGCATCGAGGGCCTGAGCGTCCACTACCTCGGACGCGAGAGCTGGGTCCTGGATGCCGTCGCCCTCACCCACCTGCGCGCTCAGGTCACCGCCGTCATCGGCCCCTCGGGCTGCGGCAAGACCACCCTCGTGCGCGCGCTGTGCGGCCTCATCCCGCACTGCCTGCCCTCGGAATACGCCGGCAGCCTGAGACTGGCCGGCACCGAGGTCGCCGACGCCACCGTCCAGACCCTGGCCCAGACCGTCGCCTACGTCGGCCAGAGCCCCGACGCCGCCGTCGTCACCCGCACCGTCCACGACGATGTCGCCTTCCCGCTGCAGAACCTGTGCCTGACCAGGTCGGAGATCACCGCGCGGGTCGAGCAGGCCCTGCGTGCGGTGGGACTCATCGAGCGCATCTGGGATGACCCCTGGACGCTTTCGGGCGGACAGCGTCAACGGCTCGCGCTCGCCGTCGCCCTGGCCATGCGCCCACAGCTCCTCGTGCTCGACGAGCCGACCAGCACCATCGATGCCACCGGCCGGGAGGAGTTCTACACCCTCATCTCCTCCCTGACCGCCTCCGGGACGGCGGTCGTCGTCATCGACCACGACCTCGACCCGGTGCTGCCCATCGTCGACCAGGTCCTGGCCCTCAACGCCGACGGGCGGACCATCGCCGTCGGCTCGCCGCGTGGGGTCTTCACGAGCCACCGCCGCGAGCTGACTGACGCCGGAGTGTGGATGCCCCGAGCCCTGCGTGAGGCCGGCAACGACCTCCCCGCGGGGATGCAGGCCTCGGAGGCGGCGCTGACCTGTGCCGAGGCCGGAATCCGGGTGCCCCGGCTCGCCGACCTGTGCGCCGAGGGCGAGGTGCGCTACCTGGAGAAACAGGCGCCCGGCTCCGCTGAGAGCTGGCAACAGGTCGAGGTCATCGACACCCGCGAGGTACTCGCCGGCCGCCCCCGGCCCGAGCCCAGAACCAGTGTCGAGCTGGTCGACCTCGAAGTGCCGGGGCGCTCCCCCCGGGTGTCCCTGCGTCTGGGTGGTGGCGAGCTCGTGGCGCTGCTCGGCCCCAACGGCGCGGGCAAGTCCTCGATCCTGTCCGCCCTGGCCGGACTCGTCCGCTCGCGGGCCGACAAGGCAACGGTCGGTGGCCAGGATGTCGGCAAGGGCAGACACCTGGTTGGATACGTCTTCCAGAATCCTGAGCACCAGTTCGTGGCCACCACCGTCGGGGCAGAGCTCGCCGTCGGAGGGACCTCGCCGGAGCGGGTCAGTGAGCTCCTCGAGCAGTTCCACCTGACCGCCCACCGGGACCACCACCCCCTGACCCTCTCGGGCGGCCAGGCCCGCAGGCTCTCAGTGGCCACCATGGTCAGCGAGGAGCGCGACGTCGTCGTCCTCGACGAGCCCACCTACGGGCAGGACTGGGACAACACCTGCGAGCTCATGGACTTCATCGACCAGCTGTGCCACCAGGGGCGCACGGTCATCATGGCCACCCACGACCTCGAGCTCGCCCTGGAGCACTGCACCCATATCGTCGCCCTGCCCGGGGCGGCCGGAACCGGAGCAGCGGACTCGCGCGCCGGTCTGCCCGAGCCCGCCCCGGTGCCGACCCGGCCCCAGCCACGGCGAGGTCTGTTCACCTCGCTCAACCCCTTCACCCTCTTCGCCTCGGTCCTGCCGGTCATGGTGATGGTCTTCGCCCTGCGCAACCATCACCTCAACCTGGGCATCCTGCTGACATCCTCGGTCCTCATCGTCGCCGCGCGCGCCTCCCTGAGACGCACTGTGGCCTCGGTGGTCGCCCCCTGGGTGGTCGCTGCGCTCATGACCTGGATCTTCAGCAGCGGGGTCCACCACCAGGAGACGGCCGCGCGCCTCTACGACCTGGGTGACGCGGTGACGGGAGGCACCGGTATCGGCGCGCTCATCGCACTGGTCCTCGTCTCGGGCGTCTCCACCGACCCCGAGGCCCTCATCCGCACTCTGACCACCACCTTCCACATGCCCTACCGCCTCGGGGCGGCGGGGACCGCGGCCATCGCCTTCATCACCCGCTTCCACGGCGACTTCGTCCTCCTGCGCACCGCCAGGGCGCTGCGCGGGGTCGGCGGCCGCTGGGGGATGTTCGCGCCCGTGGTCCGCTGGATCGGCTCCATCCTGCCGCTGATGATCCTGGCCATCCAGCACGCCGAGCGCGTCGCCCTGTCCATGGACTCACGTGCCTTCGGCGCCCACCGACGGCGCACCGAGATGACCGACGAGCCCTGGAGAGGACGCGACTGGGGAGTCGTCGTCCTGACCTGGACGCTGGCCCTCATCATCTGGAACACCCTCCGCTGA
- a CDS encoding ABC transporter ATP-binding protein, translating into MPKQSMHRTSHQEDADVTVGELIRPARPAMIATGLLTTLGALLSIVPFEAMRNLAAIWLGETSPQGWRGSPWTWAAIAVGALFASQALYLAGLGITHLAEARLRHHLRRQVIEAISGLPLGRVAQIPHGTIRKMVCDDTTSIHTLVAHVPGDATNAVVMAAAGTAYLLWADWRLACALVGLWVLALGAMLLTMSGLSGITERFGAAQTALAAATVEMLEGIKEIKGFQATDASRTRFSRARTEFSSLSYEWVSRSGKAISAMTAVLRPSTVFATVALLAVLFTSQGWTPLSATLPFFLVALGLPEGLMTLIGLMQHMYESRMAAQATADLLSLPPMPEGTHDEGEGLAPGCVDVEDITFSYEAGSPVLHGASFTAEPGTVTALVGPSGGGKSTLARLIARFYDVDDGAVRISGVDVREATFPWLLSRVAVVLQDVALAHESVHDNIALGRPDATREQVEAAARAACIHERIARLPHGYDTILGEEGGFLSGGERQRVTLARAYLQDAPILVLDEATAQADPASERDIHQALSRLAAGRTVIIIAHRLSTIRDADQILVVDAGRITERGTHEELLAAGGRYAAMWRSQDLSEETDAAALTAQIDRLRAESAGQEEK; encoded by the coding sequence ATGCCTAAGCAATCGATGCACCGGACGAGTCACCAGGAGGACGCAGACGTCACCGTCGGCGAGCTCATCCGACCGGCGCGACCGGCCATGATCGCTACCGGGCTGCTGACCACCCTCGGAGCGCTGCTGTCCATCGTCCCCTTCGAGGCCATGCGCAACCTGGCAGCCATCTGGCTGGGCGAGACCTCACCGCAGGGCTGGCGCGGCAGCCCATGGACCTGGGCGGCCATCGCCGTCGGGGCGCTCTTCGCCTCCCAGGCCCTCTACCTGGCGGGCCTGGGGATCACACACCTGGCCGAGGCCCGGCTGCGCCACCACCTGCGCAGACAAGTCATCGAGGCCATCAGCGGCCTGCCCCTGGGGCGGGTGGCGCAGATCCCGCACGGCACCATCCGCAAGATGGTCTGCGACGACACCACCTCCATCCACACCCTCGTCGCCCACGTCCCCGGGGACGCCACCAACGCCGTCGTCATGGCGGCGGCGGGGACGGCCTACCTGCTGTGGGCCGACTGGCGCCTGGCCTGCGCGCTGGTGGGGCTGTGGGTCCTCGCCCTGGGAGCGATGCTCCTGACCATGTCTGGCCTGTCGGGCATCACCGAGCGCTTCGGCGCCGCTCAGACCGCGCTGGCCGCCGCGACCGTCGAGATGCTCGAGGGCATCAAGGAGATCAAGGGCTTCCAGGCCACCGATGCCTCCCGCACGCGCTTCAGCCGGGCGCGCACCGAGTTCTCCAGCCTGTCCTACGAGTGGGTGAGCAGGTCCGGGAAGGCCATCAGCGCCATGACCGCCGTCCTGCGTCCCTCCACGGTCTTCGCCACGGTCGCGCTCCTGGCTGTCCTGTTCACCTCCCAGGGCTGGACGCCCCTGTCGGCCACCCTGCCGTTCTTCCTGGTGGCCCTCGGGCTGCCGGAGGGACTCATGACCCTCATCGGCCTCATGCAGCACATGTACGAGTCCAGGATGGCCGCCCAGGCCACCGCGGACCTGCTCTCCCTGCCACCGATGCCCGAGGGAACCCATGACGAGGGCGAGGGACTTGCGCCCGGGTGCGTCGACGTCGAGGACATCACCTTCTCCTACGAGGCCGGCTCCCCGGTCCTGCACGGCGCCTCCTTCACCGCCGAGCCCGGAACCGTCACTGCGCTCGTCGGCCCCTCCGGCGGGGGCAAGTCGACCCTGGCCCGCCTCATCGCCCGCTTCTACGACGTCGACGACGGAGCCGTGCGCATCAGCGGCGTCGACGTGCGCGAGGCGACTTTCCCCTGGCTGCTCTCGCGCGTGGCGGTCGTGCTGCAGGACGTGGCCCTGGCCCACGAGTCCGTCCACGACAACATCGCCCTGGGACGCCCCGACGCCACCCGGGAACAGGTTGAGGCAGCTGCCCGCGCGGCCTGCATCCACGAGCGCATCGCACGTCTGCCCCATGGCTACGACACGATCCTGGGTGAGGAAGGCGGGTTCCTCTCCGGAGGGGAGCGCCAGCGCGTCACTCTGGCGCGCGCCTACCTCCAGGACGCCCCCATCCTCGTCCTGGACGAGGCCACCGCCCAGGCCGATCCGGCCTCCGAGCGCGACATCCACCAGGCCCTGTCCCGGCTCGCCGCCGGGCGGACCGTCATCATCATCGCCCACCGCCTGTCTACGATCCGCGACGCAGACCAGATCCTCGTCGTCGACGCCGGACGCATCACCGAGCGCGGCACGCACGAGGAGCTGCTGGCCGCCGGCGGACGCTATGCCGCCATGTGGCGCAGTCAGGACCTGAGTGAGGAGACCGACGCCGCCGCACTGACCGCCCAGATCGACCGGCTGAGAGCCGAATCCGCCGGGCAGGAGGAGAAGTAA
- a CDS encoding ABC transporter ATP-binding protein — protein sequence MWKLLTRVVNAAEMRTIIAWFVASAVLQGLTLALMIPFLRALYSRSQFLTAWLIAVVVMAVSAALVETIAMHRSYRVSVFEVCDTMIDRVADHVLTLPLGWFSAEREAAVVNATSKEVNTLSHLASMVIPNLCNAFIVPLVMLGATAVVEWPLALIMAAAIVPLVLTWRLMGAATTRANEMEDRTSSAAAGRLVEFARLQPVLRATGATKTGWAPVQAALEADSASTLDGLRVKGRPGQYFNLIVNVAFALVMAMGLARVSGHRLDVVAYLAIMAVTARTLLPLTKAAMYGSEADNAKVALRAVGDILDARPLSDPEPGQEIEPRGTTIALNDVSFSYDAGRPVLAGVSLSAPQGRVTALVGPSGAGKSTILRLAARFWDVDDGTVTIGGAPVRSMRASTIMGMTSMVFQDVYLFDTTIRENLRIARPEATDAELAEAARRARLDRVIEALPHGWDTQVGPGGLSLSGGERQRVAIARAFVKDAPILLLDEITSALDGENESAITEVVRELSEGRTVIVVAHRLSTVRQADEVVFLEPTQAGARVAQRGTPQELAAVAGPFREFIEASTASSRWHIRQG from the coding sequence ATGTGGAAGCTGCTGACGCGAGTCGTCAACGCCGCCGAGATGCGCACCATCATCGCCTGGTTCGTAGCCTCCGCCGTCCTCCAGGGCCTCACCCTGGCCCTCATGATCCCCTTCCTGCGCGCCCTCTACTCCCGCTCGCAGTTCCTGACCGCCTGGCTGATCGCCGTCGTGGTCATGGCGGTGAGCGCCGCGCTGGTCGAGACCATCGCCATGCACCGCTCCTACCGGGTCAGTGTCTTCGAGGTCTGCGACACCATGATCGACCGCGTCGCCGATCACGTCCTGACCCTGCCGCTGGGCTGGTTCAGCGCCGAGCGGGAGGCCGCCGTCGTCAACGCCACCTCCAAGGAGGTCAACACCCTCTCCCACCTGGCCTCCATGGTGATCCCCAACCTGTGCAACGCCTTCATCGTCCCGCTGGTCATGCTCGGGGCCACCGCCGTCGTCGAATGGCCCCTGGCGCTCATCATGGCCGCCGCCATCGTCCCGCTGGTCCTGACGTGGCGGCTCATGGGCGCCGCGACCACTCGCGCCAACGAGATGGAGGACCGCACCTCGAGCGCCGCGGCCGGACGCCTCGTGGAGTTCGCCCGACTCCAGCCCGTGCTGCGCGCCACCGGTGCCACCAAGACGGGCTGGGCGCCGGTGCAAGCCGCCCTGGAGGCCGACTCCGCCTCCACCCTGGACGGTCTGCGGGTCAAGGGCAGGCCCGGGCAGTACTTCAACCTCATCGTCAACGTCGCCTTCGCCCTGGTCATGGCGATGGGGCTGGCACGGGTCAGTGGGCACCGGCTCGACGTCGTCGCATACCTGGCGATCATGGCCGTCACCGCGCGCACGCTCCTGCCACTGACCAAGGCCGCCATGTACGGATCCGAGGCCGACAACGCGAAGGTCGCCCTACGGGCCGTGGGGGACATTCTCGACGCGCGTCCCCTGTCCGACCCCGAGCCCGGTCAGGAGATCGAGCCTCGGGGGACCACGATCGCCCTGAACGATGTCTCCTTCTCCTACGACGCAGGCCGCCCCGTCCTGGCGGGCGTCTCCTTGAGCGCACCGCAGGGGAGAGTGACCGCCCTGGTGGGCCCGTCAGGGGCGGGCAAGTCCACGATCCTGCGCCTGGCGGCCCGGTTCTGGGACGTCGACGACGGGACCGTCACCATTGGCGGCGCACCGGTTCGCTCCATGCGCGCCTCGACGATCATGGGCATGACCTCCATGGTCTTCCAGGACGTCTACCTGTTCGACACCACGATCCGGGAGAACCTGCGCATCGCCCGGCCCGAGGCCACCGACGCCGAGCTGGCCGAGGCCGCCCGGCGCGCCCGCCTGGACCGCGTCATCGAGGCGCTGCCGCACGGGTGGGACACGCAGGTCGGTCCCGGCGGGCTGAGCCTGTCCGGTGGGGAGCGCCAGCGGGTCGCCATTGCCCGGGCCTTCGTCAAGGACGCCCCCATCCTGCTGCTCGACGAGATCACCTCGGCCCTGGACGGGGAGAACGAGTCCGCCATCACTGAGGTGGTGCGCGAGCTCTCCGAGGGGCGCACCGTCATCGTGGTGGCCCACCGCCTGTCCACCGTCCGCCAGGCCGACGAGGTCGTCTTCCTCGAGCCGACTCAGGCCGGCGCCCGTGTGGCCCAGCGCGGTACGCCCCAGGAGCTGGCTGCCGTCGCCGGCCCCTTCCGCGAGTTCATCGAGGCCTCCACGGCCTCCTCGCGCTGGCACATCCGTCAGGGGTGA